A stretch of Mastacembelus armatus chromosome 1, fMasArm1.2, whole genome shotgun sequence DNA encodes these proteins:
- the LOC113128732 gene encoding complement C3 produces MVRTQLWLLASLAFTSVTFLANGAPLKVMSSPNLLRVGTAENIFVECQECTGADIKVDISVSSHPTKSKRLAGTSVTLTSGSFFQGFGQITIPAEDFSRDPNVKQYVYLQAQFPDRLLEKVVLVSFQSGYIFIQTDKTLYTPNTKVHYRMFAVTPRMEPVDRTDPGQTNASIAIEFVTPEGIILPLDPVSVKSGIHSGDYQLPEIASPGLWKVLAKFHSNPQQSYSAEFEVKEYVLPSFEVKLTPRSPFFYVDSEELVIDIKAMYLFGKDVDGAAYAVFGVVHEGKKKSFPSSMQSVTVKSGEGVVTLKKQQIIQTFPNIEMLEKNSIFVSVSVLTENGGEMVEAELRGIQIVSSPYTIHFKKTPKYFKPGMSFDVVVEVLNPDETPAQRVPVTVNPGGVEGSTAANGMARVTINTVANAPVLTIQASTNKPDIRQDRQASATMNAHPYTTKSKTYIHIGVDTADVKLDDNLKINLNLNKQTNQDITYLIASRGQLVKYGHYRTEGQVLISLIVPITKDMLPSFRIIAYYHTNDNEVVSDSVWVDVQDSCMGSLKLESTRNAPSYEPRRMFGLKVTGDPGAIVGLVAVDKGVYVLNNKHRLTQKKVWDIVEKYDTGCTPGGGKDSMNVFYDAGLVFETSAVSGTPYRQELNCPAPSRRKRSSTIMEVTTTLVSQYKTDLERDCCLDGMRATPVSYSCERRSEYISDGAACAEAFLHCCKEMANLRDEKKEESLKMARSEEEDNSYMDSSEIVSRTNFPESWLWLDINLPGCAPQIPNCGPTSFVKHVPLQDSITTWQFTGISLSRTHGICVGDPLEVIVRKDFFIDLRLPYSAVRGEQLEIKAILHNYSPDEIQVRVDLLESENVCSSASKRVKYRQEVKVGQDSTRSVPFIIIPMKEGKLNIEVKAAVKDSSLNDGIRKTLLVVPEGVLVKAPQIIPLDPRNKGVGGKQELTVNSGIPKKDVVPNTSTSTQISVTGREHVGPLVENAISGASMGTLIYQPAGCGEQNMIHMTLPVIAMAYLDKTNQWEAVGFQKRDDAIGHIKTGYKNELAYRKTDGSFAVWAHSKSSTWLTAYVAKVFAMANTLVAIEAEHICGAVKFLILNAQQPDGMFKEVGTVSHGEMIGDVRGTDSDASMTAFCLIAMQESRTVCAASVNSLPNSIDKAVDYLERRLPSLTNPYAVAMTSYALANENRLNKDILYKFASPELSHWPVPKGRVYTLEATAYALLALVKVEALEQAGPVVRWFTQQQKVGGGYGSTQATIIVYQAVAEYWTTAKEPAYDLNVDILLPGRSKPDRYNFNRDNHYATRTSKINDINQDVKVTAVGTGEATLTIVSLYYALPKEKDSDCQKFNLSVELLPEKMDEDQKTYKLRIEVFYKDKDRDATMSILDIGLLTGFTIDTKDLDLLSKGRARQIAKYEMNTVLSERGSLIIYLDKVSHTRPEEITFRIHQTMKVAVLQPAAVSVYEYYDQTHCMKFYHPERSAGQLLRLCRKEECTCAEENCSMQKKGDISNDQRIAKSCESTLTSKIDFVYKVRVEGFIAELFTDIYTVRVLQVIKEGNSDVGPQDKLRAFLSYQHCREALDLQIGKNYLVMGTSGDIHRDDENQSFQYVLGERTWIEYWPAEAECQNDQYRPTCLGLEEMVQQYELFGCQQ; encoded by the exons ATGGTTAGGACCCAGCTGTGGCTGCTGGCCTCTCTGGCCTTTACCTCTGTGACTTTTCTGGCTAATGGAGCTCCGTT GAAGGTGATGTCTTCCCCCAACTTGTTGCGGGTAGGAACAGCAGAAAACATCTTTGTGGAGTGTCAAGAGTGCACTGGAGCGGACATTAAAGTTGATATCAGTGTGTCGAGCCATCCAACCAAAAGCAAAAGGCTTGCAGGCACATCTGTGACCCTTACCAGTGGAAGTTTCTTCCAGGGCTTCGGACAAATAACG ATCCCGGCTGAGGACTTCAGTAGAGATCCCAATGTGAAACAGTATGTCTACCTGCAAGCTCAGTTCCCTGACCGACTGCTGGAGAAGGTCGTGTTAGTGTCCTTCCAGTCTGGATACATCTTCATTCAGACCGATAAGACTCTCTACACGCCCAACACTAAAG TTCATTACAGGATGTTTGCAGTGACACCCCGCATGGAGCCTGTAGATAGGACTGACCCAGGCCAAACTAATGCATCGATTGCCATTGAGTTTGTG ACTCCTGAAGGCATCATTTTACCACTTGATCCAGTCTCTGTGAAATCAGGGATCCACTCTGGAGACTACCAACTCCCTGAAATTGCTAG TCCAGGACTGTGGAAAGTGTTGGCAAAGTTCCACAGCAACCCACAACAGAGCTACTCTGCAGAGTTTGAGGTCAAAGAATATG TGCTGCCCAGTTTTGAGGTTAAACTGACACCTAGGTCCCCCTTCTTCTACGTGGACAGTGAAGAGCTCGTCATCGACATTAAAGCTAT GTATCTGTTTGGTAAAGATGTGGACGGGGCAGCCTATGCTGTGTTTGGGGTTGTACATGAGGGTAAAAAAAAGAGCTTTCCCAGCTCAATGCAGTCTGTGACA GTTAAGTCTGGGGAAGGAGTGGTCACACTGAAGAAACAGCAAATCATACAGACCTTTCCAAACATCGAGATGCTGGAAAAAAATTCCATATTCGTATCTGTCAGTGTGCTGACGGAGAATG GTGGTGAAATGGTGGAGGCAGAGTTAAGAGGCATCCAGATTGTGTCGTCACCGTACACCATCCATTTcaagaaaacaccaaaatatttCAAACCAGGAATGTCCTTTGATGTTGTg GTTGAAGTTTTGAATCCTGATGAAACTCCAGCACAGCGTGTTCCAGTGACAGTGAATCCAGGCGGGGTGGAGGGCTCGACTGCAGCCAATGGCATGGCAAGGGTTACTATCAATACAGTGGCAAATGCACCAGTACTGACAATCcaa GCAAGTACCAATAAGCCTGATATTAGACAAGACAGACAAGCATCAGCCACCATGAACGCTCACCCGTATACTACCAAGAGCAAAACCTACATCCACATAG GGGTGGATACAGCAGATGTTAAATTAGATGACAACTTGAAAATTAACCTCAACCTCAACAAGCAGACAAATCAAGACATCACATACCTG ATCGCGAGCAGAGGACAGCTGGTGAAATATGGTCATTACAGGACAGAAGGCCAAGTTCTGATTTCCCTTATAGTCCCTATCACCAAAGACATGTTGCCATCCTTCCGCATCATAGCCTACTACCATACAAATGACAATGAAGTGGTCTCAGACTCTGTCTGGGTGGATGTGCAGGACTCCTGCATGGGCTCG CTGAAGTTGGAATCAACAAGAAATGCTCCATCCTACGAGCCTCGCAGGATGTTTGGTCTCAAGGTGACAGGAGACCCAGGGGCCATAGTTGGACTGGTGGCAGTGGACAAAGGCGTTTATGTCCTGAACAACAAGCATCGCCTCACCCAGAAAAAG GTGTGGGACATTGTAGAGAAGTATGACACCGGCTGCACACCGGGTGGAGGGAAGGACAGTATGAATGTGTTCTACGATGCCGGGCTGGTGTTTGAAACCAGCGCTGTCTCTGGGACGCCATACAGACAAG AGTTGAACTGTCCAGCCCCAAGCAGGAGGAAACGTTCCTCTACTATCATGGAAGTCACAACCACCTTAG TCAGTCAATATAAAACCGATCTAGAACGTGACTGTTGTTTGGACGGCATGAGGGCCACCCCAGTTTCCTACAGCTGTGAGAGGCGCAGCGAGTACATTTCAGATggtgcagcctgtgctgaggCCTTCCTGCACTGCTGCAAGGAGATGGCAAACCTGCGCGatgagaagaaggaggaaagcCTCAAGATGGCTCGCA GTGAGGAAGAGGACAACAGTTACATGGACAGCAGTGAAATTGTTTCTCGCACCAATTTCCCTGAAAGTTGGCTGTGGTTAGATATCAACCTACCTGGCTGTGCACCACAAATACCAAACTG tgGACCAACCTCATTTGTGAAACATGTCCCTTTGCAAGACTCAATCACAACCTGGCAGTTCACTGGCATCAGTCTGTCAAGAACTCATG GAATCTGTGTTGGTGATCCATTAGAAGTAATTGTCAGGAAGGACTTCTTCATTGACCTCAGACTGCCTTACTCTGCAGTCCGTGGAGAGCAGCTAGAAATTAAAGCAATCCTTCACAACTACAGCCCAGATGAAATCCAA GTGCGTGTGGATCTGCTTGAGTCCGAGAATGTGTGCAGCTCAGCTTCTAAACGTGTAAAGTATCGTCAGGAGGTGAAAGTTGGGCAAGACTCTACACGATCTGTACCATTTATCATTATTCCTATGAAGGAAGGAAAACTCAACATTGAGGTCAAAGCAGCTGTTAAAGACTCGTCGCTGAATGATGGAATCAGAAAGACGCTACTGGTGGTG CCTGAAGGTGTACTGGTTAAAGCTCCTCAGATTATACCTCTTGACCCCAGAAACAAAGGTGTAG GTGGTAAACAAGAATTAACTGTCAACAGTGGAATCCCTAAGAAAGATGTGGTTCCAAACACATCAACCAGCACACAGATCTCTGTAACAG gaaGAGAACATGTAGGTCCTCTGGTGGAGAACGCCATTAGTGGGGCATCAATGGGCACTCTGATATACCAGCCAGCAGGCTGTGGAGAGCAGAATATGATCCACATGACCCTGCCTGTCATTGCAATGGCATATTTGGACAAAACCAACCAGTGGGAAGCTGTGGGCTTTCAAAAACGTGATGACGCCATTGGACATATCAAAACTG GATACAAAAACGAGCTTGCATACCGCAAAACTGATGGGTCTTTTGCTGTGTGGGCCCATAGCAAAAGCAGCACCTG GCTGACAGCTTATGTTGCCAAGGTGTTTGCCATGGCCAATACTCTGGTGGCCATAGAAGCTGAGCATATCTGTGGTGCTGTCAAGTTTCTGATTCTCAACGCCCAGCAGCCTGATGGCATGTTTAAAGAAGTTGGAACAGTGTCTCATGGAGAGATGATT GGTGATGTGCGTGGCACCGATTCAGATGCCTCCATGACGGCCTTCTGCCTCATTGCTATGCAGGAGTCACGGACGGTGTGTGCAGCCAGTGTTAAT AGTCTGCCAAACAGCATAGACAAAGCTGTAGACTACCTGGAGAGACGTCTGCCCAGCCTCACCAACCCATATGCTGTTGCCATGACATCATATGCTCTGGCCAATGAAAACAGACTCAATAAGGACATCCTCTACAAGTTTGCTTCACCAG AGTTGTCCCACTGGCCTGTACCTAAGGGACGTGTTTACACACTGGAGGCCACAGCTTACGCTCTTCTGGCTCTAGTCAAGGTCGAG GCCCTTGAGCAAGCCGGACCTGTTGTGAGATGGTTCACCCAACAGCAGAAGGTGGGCGGAGGCTATGGATCTACCCAG GCCACTATAATAGTGTACCAGGCAGTGGCAGAGTACTGGACCACTGCTAAAGAGCCAGCATATGATCTGAATGTTGACATCTTGTTGCCAGGCAGGTCAAAGCCTGACAGGTACAATTTCAACAGGGACAACCACTATGCCACAAGGACATCTAAA ATTAATGATATAAACCAGGATGTGAAAGTAACTGCAGTTGGCACAGGAGAAGCAACCCTGACA ATTGTGTCGTTGTATTATGCTCTACCTAAAGAGAAGGATAGTGACTGCCAGAAGTTTAACCTGTCAGTGGAGCTCCTCCCAG agaaAATGGATGAGGATCAGAAGACATACAAGCTTAGAATAGAGGTTTT CTATAAGGACAAGGACCGTGACGCAACCATGTCAATCTTGGATATTGGCTTGCTAACTGGCTTCACTATTGACACAAAGGACCTGGACTTA ttgTCTAAAGGACGTGCCCGCCAAATTGCAAAGTACGAGATGAACACAGTTCTGTCAGAAAGAGGCTCACTCATCATTTACCTGGACAAA GTTTCCCACACACGACCAGAGGAAATCACTTTTAGGATCCACCAGACGATGAAAGTGGCAGTCTTACAgcctgctgctgtgtctgtctaTGAGTACTATGACC aaacacactgcatgAAATTCTATCATCCAGAGAGGAGCGCTGGACAACTGCTGCGGCTCTGTAGAAAAGAAGAATGCACGTGTGCTGAAG aGAATTGCAGTATGCAGAAGAAAGGAGACATCAGCAACGACCAGCGCATAGCTAAATCTTGTGAGAGTACACTAACCAGCAAAATAGATTTTG TGTACAAAGTGAGAGTGGAAGGATTTATAGCTGAATTGTTCACTGACATTTACACAGTGCGGGTGCTGCAAGTCATCAAGGAAG gaAATTCTGATGTGGGTCCTCAGGATAAATTGCGCGCATTCCTCAGTTATCAGCATTGCAGGGAGGCTTTAGATTTGCAAATTGGCAAAAACTACCTTGTCATGGGAACGTCCGGAGATATTCACAGAGATGACGAAAATCAGTC ATTTCAGTACGTGCTCGGTGAAAGGACCTGGATCGAGTACTGGCCCGCAGAGGCAGAGTGTCAGAATGACCAATACAGACCTACCTGTTTGGGTTTGGAGGAGATGGTCCAGCAGTATGAACTCTTTGGCTGTCAGCAGTAG